GCCTGGCATGCTTGGCATGATGTAAAACAGTGCCACAGCTCCCCACAGGGACAGGTGTGCCTGAGAAGCAGATGCTTGCCCTTGTGGGTGGTGGGGTTTTAAGCCACTCTTGAAATttgaaggtgaggagaaatgGGTAGGCCTGACACCCCAGGAGGCTACGGTGGGCCATGTTCACCCACATTCCACCAGGCCTGGTCCTAGCCTGCCAGGCGTTCTAAGGAACTGACACCTGACACGGTGGTTGAGGGGGCACAATGCCAACCACGGTAGCAGAGACATACACAGCGTTCCATTTACCCACACCCGGAGGACCTTCTCCTGCGCTGGGACAGGATGTGTCGGTTAGGTGGGAAGGGGGCTTAAACGGGACATTTACATCTTTGTACGGGGTCTGCTCCTCCAGGCATGGGTGATGCGCTGGGCTGCTGTCGCCGCTGCCTGCCCGGGAAGCCCCGGGAGGCGGCCCCGACGGGGCCTGCCCTTCTCCCGgcttctcttcagctgctggccGGGGAAAGGGACCGCTGGCTGGGCGCTCCCGGCCGCTCTTCTCCTGCAGACCACGGCTGGGCGGGAAGCGGACACCGGCCGCCAAGGAATCTCCACCACGCGTCTCTTCCTCGCCCTCCTCCTCGTCCTCATCCTCCTCGGGGGCCTTGTGCTCCTCAACGTCCACTTCGGgctcgtcctcctcctcctcgtcctcGTCGTCCTCGTCGCTGCTGTCCTCACTGGCGAAGCTGCAGCTGGTGCCACCGGGCGAAAGGAGGCGGTGCGAGGGGTGCGGCGGCGGAGGGAGCGGGTGCCGCTCGCATCCCGCGTCCtcaggaggcggcggcggcggcagtaACAGCTGCAGGGGCGGCGGTGAGGCAGCACGGGGCGGGCCCCCGCCGTGCAGCTTGGCCAAGCTCTCCGAGTCCTCCTTACCGCCCACCGGTCGGAAGGCGCTGGAGTGGTGGTACCCGCCGCTCGCCTTACGGCCGGCCACCGCTTCTAGCAGGTGTGGGTGATGCGGCGGGACGCGCccaccgccgctgccgccgccgctctcAGAGGCAGCGGGTGAGGCGGGCTCCGCGCCGCCAGGGGGCGACTCGAAGAGCGGGTCCCGCGAGCCgccagcggcggcggcggccggagCGGGCGGGGGGGCGGCGGTGGCGGGCGGCGTGCCCAGTCCCGCGGTACTGCCCTCGCCGCCGGGCTCCGAGAGGTCCAGGAAAGCCTGGCGCAGTAGGCCCGCCCCGTCGCCCAGTGAGCAGCCCAGGGCCCCGGGGGGCTGCGGGGGCGGCTGCAGGTAGGTGGGTACCGGCAGCCCGCCCGGTGTGCGGGGCGGCCAGAACATGCAGAAGGGCGGGTAGAAGGCGGCGTCCTTTCTGCCCGGCCAGAAGAGCCCTGAGAGGCCGCTCCCTGCCGCCGCCCCCCCGCCAGCTTTGTGTGCCGCCGCCCCGCCGAGCGCATCGGCACCTCCGCcgccttcctctttcttgtggCAGAGGCCGAAGGCGGCGGCGGGGAAACCGTAGGGGTGCGGGAAGAGTCCCCCGCATCCGGGGAACTTCTGGAGCACGCCGCCGAAggagcccttgctgggcaccGGGATGACCGGGTAGCTCCGCGGGCTTTTGCCGCCGTGccctgctgccgccgctgccacggcctcctgcagctcctcgtCGTCCTCAAAGCGCGGCCTTTTCTGGTGCAGCTCAGGaggggctgccaggaggtgcGGACTCAGCAACCCGCCGCCTACTACAGCAGCCGCCGCCTTCACCGAGCCCAGCGggtggcaggctgcaggggcggCTGCGGCGGGGGCAGGAGGAGCGGGCGGCAAGGCCCGCTTACGGCTGCCGCCGTTGAACATGGCCTTGACGTCCTCCCAGGCGAAGACCAGCTCGTCCTGGGGGCTTTTATCGGTGAGCTTGAGGTGACGGCGCCAGGAGTTGAAGTTGGCGGCGTCGGGCTGAGTATACTTGGCGTCAGGAGTGCGGTGGGAGTGAAAGATGAACTTGTTGGGCGAAAAATACATGCTGCAGTAGCTGCACTTGATACACTTGGCCCTGGAGCTGTTATAGCGGGCCGGAATGAAGCTGCCGCGACAGCCCCAGGCGCACTCGTGGGACACGTCGAAGGCGAAGTTATCTGGCAGTTTGGGAGGCCGGTTCTCTCCCAGGAAGGacttgcagagcctttctgcttcTCGCTTTGTGATCATACCGCAGCGGCGGGAGGAGATGGGCATGGCCCCAGCCCGCCGAAGGATCTCCAGCTGCACTGGTGTGCACTGCACGCAAGTGATGCCCAGAGCCACCCGCCGGTTATGGATCTCGTTGTAGCTGAAGTTTTTAAGGAGAGTGTTGGAGATCTGCGCTAGACACAACCGCTCCTGCCCGTCGATGACCAGAGAGACGATGGGAATGCCGTAGAGGATCACCTGCCCCACCTGATTGGGCTTCATGGTGGCGTGTCCGGCCCTCGGCTGGTTCATGGGGTCCGGCGGGTACGTGCTGGACGGCGAGGGCAGCAAGATGTCCGTGGGGCCGGGCAGCGGGCTCGTCGCCATTGTCTCAGTGCCGGGGGtgctgctcagcttcagctgcgggcggagaaagaggagaaagcgCCGTCAGCTGCCGACCCACCGGGGACGGAAGGATCCCTGCTGCAAGCATACACATACCCTCCAGTTTCCCGACGTGGGAAAGCGCGACCCTCAGTGACCCCAAGCCCCCGCTGGCCTCTTCGAGGCTGTAGCTGGGGTTGCGGGCCGCCTGCCCCTTCCCACACCGGTTCTCCCTTGCGCGCATCCCGCCGAAGGTGCGGAGATGACAGTAAATGAGCCAACCTCCCCACATTAGGAATATGTCCCAACCCACGGGTGGTTCATCCCGAAACACGCATCAGAGTTGTATGTCTGCCTCTCCGACCTGGAACCCGACGGCACCCCTGGAGGCTGCTCCGCAGAGCCAACGTCGGCACGGCGCCCACTTCCCACCCGTGTGCACGGCCCCACGGGTTCATATCTCCGCACCCCCAGCGTCGGAAAAACCCAGAAAGtgaataaaaataatttctatGCTTTCTGCGGCTACCCGCGCATCCTCCCCGCCTGATGCCCTTTACCTCCGCGGCCAAGCTCTACCCGTCCCTCTGACGGGAGGGAAGTACATCCTCACCTCGCCGCCGTttagcagccagcccagccgcAGCCTTGCCCTCGTTGCGGTGGCTGCAAGCGCGGAACCTCCGCACCTCGCTGGGCGCGCGGCGGCCCCCCCGTGGGCTCAGTGACGTCAGCGGCCGGGGGGCGGTGAAGACTGGTGGGGGCTCCggctcccccctccctctctccttcctcccttccttcaccACACCGGGAGGAGGTGCGGACGCCCCGTCGGGGCACGGCCTCCTGTCACCGCCCCGCTCCGAGCTCACCTTGTCCCAGCCGACTCCACGCACAAGCTTCCCTGCTAAGTGACGCCGGATATGGGGACAAAGCCGCTGAAGAAGGGATGCACTTTGGCTATTTTTGCTCTTTTttcgccttttttttttttaaaaaacccTTTTCCCCACAACCATCTGAGCCCATTCGCTTCcaggaaaagcaaacaccacccaaaaaaacccaaacacaaaacaaacccccaaaccaccaaaaaaaccccaaacaaataaaaaactcCAACAAAAGCCCAACCTAAAACACAAAACTCTGGATATGATGGTTATGCTACTGAGAAAAGCCCCGTCTGGTCGGTGTTATTAAACAAATCTGTCCTAAATTACTAGACAGGCCGGGGGAGTTaaaaagaggggaggaaaagggcaacaaacaaaaaaccctgaaaGTTGATTTCCCGCCCGAGCCTCATGGGCATTAATAGGTGCTGTGACCCGCTGTCTTCTTCCAAAATGCACTGGAGTGATTTACCAAAACCACTTTCAGAAGGAGCAGAACTCAGATTATCGCTCCTACAACAAGGCACAAGtgtattttgttttattctaATTACTTTATGCCCACAATTAAGGCATAAAACCCGACCCAGTAAATAGTCTTCAGCAtctgttttctcttccccccccccccccccttttttttccctgaaatagAGTGCAGTAAAAAGttatttccctcccccctcatcTACCCCCCAAAATCCTCAGTAACATCTTCGGTCCTTCCCGCCGCTCCATGCAGAAAGGAGCAGGAAGACCAAACCCGCTCAACTCCTGTCCTTTCCAGAGAGAAAAGCTGCGAAGTAGGGTAAAAAATgggaaaattaaaaagaaaaacaaaaaactctAGCTAAGTCACGCAGGACGTCTGTACTGTCAGGTGTTTCGTAAATTGTTTCCTAGTTttcctctgatttttttttaaacaagaatACTTCCACTTCTCGTTTTCTTCCCATGCACATGACCAATGCCAAAGCTCTTTTCACATTTAGCTACGAAAACTTgatatttggttttgtttgattttttttttattttctcttcctctccccccgCCCCAGACATTACATATTCGAGTGAAAATTTCACGCTCAACGACTCTCTTCACTTtccagcccctgggcagctAAATGGCAGAGACCCTCAGATCTCTCAGATCCTTTCTAACTTTGGAGGAAAATtagaattaaaaaaatcacaccTCCCCTTATTATTTTTGTCACTTTTTATTAAACCTGCACTCCGCTGCCACATTCCccgtttcccccctccctcttacTTTTTCCCGAACCTCTTCTGTACGGAGGCTGCTGCTTTCCGTGAGCGATAGCTACAAGCCTCACATTGGTGACATTTTAATCAATGTTTCCTAGCCAGACTGACATGAATTTTACACTTCAAaagtctcctctgccagctaaTTGATTCAAATTGTTTTATTGGTTAAACCCGTGTCACACATTGTATGATCTATTACCACGCCAGGGAGAATCTCCCCTCCTGTCTTCGCTCCCTGGTCCGCACCAGGAGAGACAGAGTGAGTTTTTAGGGAGAAGGCGTCTGCTTTTGCGGGCTATCGGTGCCTGCTTTCCTGCATCAACCGCGGGACAGCGCACTTCTCTGCCTCTCGGGTTTTTCCCCGACAGTTCTCGGGAGAACCGGGAATGGACAACTTTGCCCCAGGCTCTGAGCCCAGCgttgagagaggaggaagagcgaGTGCAGGAGACGAAATGGATGAGAAGGTTTTGCAAAGCGCTTTCAACGAAGCAAGCCCCCGAGCATGGACCTCGCGGCTTAGGACAGGCTGAAAATATAGACTCGGTCCGGGGCAGTCGTTAGCCGGAGACTGCGTTTTATTTAGCGGAGATTAAACGGAAAGCAAACTCAGCTCTTTTTTTTGCTCACCTACTCTCTACTGTTGACCTCTTTGAATTCAGTTGGAAAAACTGAAGGGCTTACTAAGCTTCTTCTACAGGGAAAGGCGAAACCCGTGGGAAGAGGACCTGCTAGCTCCCATGAAGGGGAGAGTGGGAAAGACCCTCTTCAGACACTATCCACAGTCGCACCAAGGGGTCTTGATTCTGTGGAGTTCTCCGAAGTGGGAACAGAGATCGACCCTTACCAACGCCTTTGAGAAGCAGGGCGTGAATATACCGTTCTTTACTTGTTTTAATACTTAATTCTTTTGGAGACCCCAGCCAGGAGAATCATAGGTGTTGAACTTAGCTTCCTAGAGAAAACTCGGTCCACCTAGGGGCCGGATGGCTCCCGCAGGTGTTCTCCAGGCTGGCGAGGCCCGCGAGGCTGCTCTGGCCGCAGTCGATCCCATTGCCATCCCCATGGGCCAGCTGGAGCCCATCTTGGGCCCTGAGCAA
Above is a window of Pogoniulus pusillus isolate bPogPus1 chromosome Z, bPogPus1.pri, whole genome shotgun sequence DNA encoding:
- the SKOR2 gene encoding SKI family transcriptional corepressor 2 isoform X2, which codes for MATSPLPGPTDILLPSPSSTYPPDPMNQPRAGHATMKPNQVGQVILYGIPIVSLVIDGQERLCLAQISNTLLKNFSYNEIHNRRVALGITCVQCTPVQLEILRRAGAMPISSRRCGMITKREAERLCKSFLGENRPPKLPDNFAFDVSHECAWGCRGSFIPARYNSSRAKCIKCSYCSMYFSPNKFIFHSHRTPDAKYTQPDAANFNSWRRHLKLTDKSPQDELVFAWEDVKAMFNGGSRKRALPPAPPAPAAAAPAACHPLGSVKAAAAVVGGGLLSPHLLAAPPELHQKRPRFEDDEELQEAVAAAAAGHGGKSPRSYPVIPVPSKGSFGGVLQKFPGCGGLFPHPYGFPAAAFGLCHKKEEGGGGADALGGAAAHKAGGGAAAGSGLSGLFWPGRKDAAFYPPFCMFWPPRTPGGLPVPTYLQPPPQPPGALGCSLGDGAGLLRQAFLDLSEPGGEGSTAGLGTPPATAAPPPAPAAAAAGGSRDPLFESPPGGAEPASPAASESGGGSGGGRVPPHHPHLLEAVAGRKASGGYHHSSAFRPVGGKEDSESLAKLHGGGPPRAASPPPLQLLLPPPPPPEDAGCERHPLPPPPHPSHRLLSPGGTSCSFASEDSSDEDDEDEEEEDEPEVDVEEHKAPEEDEDEEEGEEETRGGDSLAAGVRFPPSRGLQEKSGRERPASGPFPRPAAEEKPGEGQAPSGPPPGASRAGSGDSSPAHHPCLEEQTPYKDNQKSKESNQVILPTKEDTFSDKNKEHNFFITDSEPSGGDFWRDLAGEHIQETNSPHSLKKDVENMGKELQKVLFEQIDLRRRLEQEFQVLKGNASFPVFNNFQDQMKRELAYREEMVQQLQIIPYAASLIRKEKLGAHLSKS
- the SKOR2 gene encoding SKI family transcriptional corepressor 2 isoform X1; this translates as MATSPLPGPTDILLPSPSSTYPPDPMNQPRAGHATMKPNQVGQVILYGIPIVSLVIDGQERLCLAQISNTLLKNFSYNEIHNRRVALGITCVQCTPVQLEILRRAGAMPISSRRCGMITKREAERLCKSFLGENRPPKLPDNFAFDVSHECAWGCRGSFIPARYNSSRAKCIKCSYCSMYFSPNKFIFHSHRTPDAKYTQPDAANFNSWRRHLKLTDKSPQDELVFAWEDVKAMFNGGSRKRALPPAPPAPAAAAPAACHPLGSVKAAAAVVGGGLLSPHLLAAPPELHQKRPRFEDDEELQEAVAAAAAGHGGKSPRSYPVIPVPSKGSFGGVLQKFPGCGGLFPHPYGFPAAAFGLCHKKEEGGGGADALGGAAAHKAGGGAAAGSGLSGLFWPGRKDAAFYPPFCMFWPPRTPGGLPVPTYLQPPPQPPGALGCSLGDGAGLLRQAFLDLSEPGGEGSTAGLGTPPATAAPPPAPAAAAAGGSRDPLFESPPGGAEPASPAASESGGGSGGGRVPPHHPHLLEAVAGRKASGGYHHSSAFRPVGGKEDSESLAKLHGGGPPRAASPPPLQLLLPPPPPPEDAGCERHPLPPPPHPSHRLLSPGGTSCSFASEDSSDEDDEDEEEEDEPEVDVEEHKAPEEDEDEEEGEEETRGGDSLAAGVRFPPSRGLQEKSGRERPASGPFPRPAAEEKPGEGQAPSGPPPGASRAGSGDSSPAHHPCLEEQTPYKDNQKSKESNQVILPTKEDTFSDKNKEHNFFITDSEPSGGDFWRDLAGEHIQETNSPHSLKKDVENMGKEELQKVLFEQIDLRRRLEQEFQVLKGNASFPVFNNFQDQMKRELAYREEMVQQLQIIPYAASLIRKEKLGAHLSKS